A window of Natrinema versiforme contains these coding sequences:
- a CDS encoding 3'-5' exonuclease, whose product MSQQRTSTHPTPRFRGRSDLTGAVAFDIETINLVPQPDIEFSDPTHWCLFAVPVGYRDPDGTVETDVLIRPGSTLCDERKLIDDVIEWIRDRRPARLVTFNGDYYDLPVIRHRARVTTRECRGHYTTYDDLQLVLDAVDHHDLFIQVKRQAGYNVKLESALQYHDIDTVETTLNGDVITGADMPELGLKILSGEATSEEIDAVREYAESDVQPLFQLETAVEQDRE is encoded by the coding sequence ATGAGTCAACAACGCACGTCCACGCACCCGACGCCGCGCTTCCGTGGCCGCTCGGACCTCACCGGAGCGGTCGCATTCGACATTGAGACGATTAACCTCGTTCCGCAGCCGGACATCGAATTCTCTGACCCGACTCACTGGTGCTTGTTCGCTGTCCCGGTCGGGTACCGGGACCCGGACGGAACGGTCGAGACTGACGTTCTGATACGTCCCGGATCTACGCTGTGCGACGAACGCAAGTTGATTGATGACGTGATCGAATGGATCCGGGACCGCCGGCCCGCCCGCCTCGTAACGTTCAACGGCGACTATTACGACCTTCCCGTGATCCGGCACCGCGCCCGCGTCACCACGCGAGAGTGCCGCGGGCACTACACCACGTACGACGACCTGCAGCTCGTTCTCGACGCCGTCGATCACCACGATCTCTTTATCCAGGTGAAACGGCAAGCCGGGTACAACGTCAAACTGGAATCCGCGCTGCAGTACCACGATATCGACACCGTCGAAACCACGCTGAACGGCGACGTGATTACCGGCGCAGACATGCCGGAGCTCGGGTTGAAAATCCTCAGCGGTGAAGCCACATCGGAGGAAATCGACGCCGTCCGCGAGTACGCTGAAAGCGACGTGCAGCCGCTCTTCCAGCTGGAAACAGCCGTTGAACAAGACCGAGAGTAA